One genomic window of Diospyros lotus cultivar Yz01 chromosome 8, ASM1463336v1, whole genome shotgun sequence includes the following:
- the LOC127807912 gene encoding uncharacterized membrane protein At1g16860: MGTRIPSHQLSSGLYVSGRPEHLKADRQPTMSSRAVPYTGGDIKRSGELGKMFDISTADPTQHTHPHPPKPSRPSTSSSQHNSGSLRSASNSGPISKKSSGPLTPLQPTGLITSGPLGSSAGRRSGQLDAGAAVGKVVYGSAVTSLTEEAKIGFRVSKLVMWVVLVIAVMGLVVGAFLMVAVKNVVILVAVAGILAPVVVVVLWNCGWKKRGLLGFWRKHPDAELRGAVDGQYVKVTGVVTCGSIPLESSFQKVQRCVYVSTELFEYRGWGGKSANPKHRFFSWGSRHAEKYVADFYISDFQSGLRALVKAGYGAKVAAFVKPATVVDITKENREISPSFLRWLADRSLSSDDRVMRLKEGYIKEGSTVSVMGVVRRHDNVLMIVPPTEPVSVGCRWAQCLLPTYVEGLVLACEESQDSDVIPV, encoded by the exons ATGGGGACTCGGATCCCATCGCACCAGCTCAGCAGCGGTCTCTACGTCTCGGGTCGACCCGAGCATCTCAAGGCCGACCGCCAACCGACCATGTCCTCTCGCGCCGTTCCGTACACCGGCGGCGACATCAAGAGGTCCGGCGAGCTCGGCAAGATGTTCGACATCTCCACCGCCGACCCCACCCAACATACACACCCACATCCGCCCAAGCCCTCGCGTCCCTCCACCTCCTCTTCTCAGCACAACAGCGGATCCCTCAGATCCGCCTCCAACTCCGGACCGATCTCCAAAAAATCCTCCGGCCCCCTGACGCCGCTCCAGCCCACGGGCCTAATCACTTCCGGCCCACTGGGCTCGTCGGCGGGCAGGCGGTCCGGGCAGCTGGACGCCGGCGCTGCGGTTGGGAAGGTGGTTTACGGTTCGGCGGTGACGAGCTTGACTGAGGAGGCGAAGATAGGGTTTAGGGTGTCGAAGCTGGTGATGTGGGTGGTGTTGGTGATTGCGGTGATGGGGTTGGTGGTGGGGGCGTTTTTGATGGTGGCGGTGAAGAATGTGGTGATATTGGTGGCGGTGGCGGGAATTCTGGCgccggtggtggtggtggttttgTGGAATTGCGGTTGGAAGAAGAGAGGATTGTTAGGGTTCTGGAGGAAGCATCCAGATGCTGAACTCAGAGGTGCTGTTGATGGACAGTATGTCAAGGTCACTGGG GTTGTTACCTGTGGCAGCATTCCTCTTGAGTCATCTTTCCAGAAAGTACAGAGATGCGTATATGTTTCCACAGAATTGTTCGAGTACAGAGGATGGGGTGGGAAATCTGCAAATCCTAAGCACCGTTTCTTCTCTTGGGGGTCCAGACATGCAgag AAATATGTTGCTGATTTTTATATATCAGACTTCCAATCTGGATTAAGAGCTCTCGTAAAAGCAGGATATGGAGCTAAGGTAGCTGCATTTGTCAAACCGGCGACTGTAGTTGACATAACAAAGGAAAATCGGGAGATATCCCCAAGCTTCCTACGCTGGCTTGCAGACCGCAGCCTGTCAAGCGATGACCGAGTCATGCGCCTGAAAGAAGG CTATATCAAAGAAGGGAGCACCGTGAGCGTAATGGGGGTCGTCAGGCGCCATGATAATGTTCTCATGATTGTTCCTCCAACTGAGCCCGTTTCCGTAGGTTGCCGATGGGCTCAATGTCTTCTCCCTACATATGTTGAAGGGCTTGTTTTGGCCTGTGAGGAAAGTCAAGACAGTGATGTGATTCCTGTATAG
- the LOC127808985 gene encoding serine/threonine/tyrosine-protein kinase HT1 isoform X1 — protein sequence MMHRISMAGSCFSPFRLRKSKGKPFSVPSSSISKIDSDLESMERKRFDSLESWSMILESDNVETWEASKEDQEEWTADLSQLFIGNKFASGAHSRIYRGIYKQRAVAVKMVRIPTHKEETRILLEQQFKSEVALLSRLYHPNIVQFIAACKKPPVYCIITEYMSQGNLRMYLNKKEPYSLSIETILRLALDISRGMEYLHSQGVIHRDLKSNNLLLNDEMRVKVADFGTSCLETQCKESKGNKGTYRWMAPEMIKEKPYTRKVDVYSFGIVLWELTTALLPFEGMTPVQAAFAVADKNERPPLPASCQPALAHLIKRCWAANPSKRPDFSYIVSTLEKYDECVKEGLPLPAHSVLVSRNVILERLKGCVSMSSSIPVHA from the exons ATGATGCACAGAATTTCAATGGCGGGCTCGTGTTTCAGCCCATTTCGGCTTAGAAAATCCAAGGGAAAACCGTTTTCAGTGCCTTCCTCTTCGATATCTAAAATAGACTCTGACTTGGAGAGCATGGAAAGGAAGAGATTTGACAGTTTGGAGTCATGGTCGATGATATTGGAATCTGACAACGTTGAAACTTGGGAGGCATCAAAAGAAGATCAAGAGGAATGGACGGCGGATCTTTCGCAGCTGTTCATTGGCAACAAGTTTGCTTCAGGAGCACATAGTCGGATCTACAGAGGAATTTACAAGCAGAGGGCAGTTGCAGTGAAAATGGTGAGGATTCCAACCCACAAGGAGGAGACCAGAATTTTGCTGGAACAGCAATTCAAGTCTGAAGTTGCCTTGCTTTCACGACTCTATCATCCCAACATAGTGCAG TTCATTGCAGCCTGCAAAAAGCCTCCAGTGTACTGCATCATAACAGAATACATGTCACAAGGAAATCTAAGGATGTATCTCAACAAGAAAGAACCATACTCGCTTTCAATTGAAACAATTTTGAGGTTAGCCCTTGACATATCTCGAGGAATGGAGTACCTTCATTCACAGGGGGTGATCCACAGAGAccttaaatcaaataacttgcTTCTAAATGATGAGATGCGTGTTAAGGTTGCAGATTTTGGCACATCATGCCTAGAAACACAATGCAAAGAATCGAAAGGAAACAAGGGAACTTACCGTTGGATGGCCCCCGAGATGATCAAGGAGAAACCTTACACACGTAAGGTCGATGTGTATAGTTTCGGGATTGTGCTGTGGGAGCTCACTACAGCTTTGCTTCCATTTGAAGGAATGACTCCTGTGCAGGCTGCATTTGCTGTGGCTGACAAG AATGAACGGCCGCCACTACCTGCTAGTTGTCAGCCTGCACTCGCGCACCTCATAAAACGCTGTTGGGCAGCAAACCCCTCGAAGCGACCAGATTTTAGCTACATTGTGTCTACTCTGGAGAAGTACGATGAGTGTGTGAAGGAAGGCCTCCCACTTCCTGCTCATTCGGTGCTGGTTAGCCGTAATGTCATTCTTGAGCGCTTGAAAGGCTGCGTTTCCATGAGCTCTTCCATACCTGTACATGCATGA
- the LOC127808985 gene encoding serine/threonine/tyrosine-protein kinase HT1 isoform X2 produces MAGSCFSPFRLRKSKGKPFSVPSSSISKIDSDLESMERKRFDSLESWSMILESDNVETWEASKEDQEEWTADLSQLFIGNKFASGAHSRIYRGIYKQRAVAVKMVRIPTHKEETRILLEQQFKSEVALLSRLYHPNIVQFIAACKKPPVYCIITEYMSQGNLRMYLNKKEPYSLSIETILRLALDISRGMEYLHSQGVIHRDLKSNNLLLNDEMRVKVADFGTSCLETQCKESKGNKGTYRWMAPEMIKEKPYTRKVDVYSFGIVLWELTTALLPFEGMTPVQAAFAVADKNERPPLPASCQPALAHLIKRCWAANPSKRPDFSYIVSTLEKYDECVKEGLPLPAHSVLVSRNVILERLKGCVSMSSSIPVHA; encoded by the exons ATGGCGGGCTCGTGTTTCAGCCCATTTCGGCTTAGAAAATCCAAGGGAAAACCGTTTTCAGTGCCTTCCTCTTCGATATCTAAAATAGACTCTGACTTGGAGAGCATGGAAAGGAAGAGATTTGACAGTTTGGAGTCATGGTCGATGATATTGGAATCTGACAACGTTGAAACTTGGGAGGCATCAAAAGAAGATCAAGAGGAATGGACGGCGGATCTTTCGCAGCTGTTCATTGGCAACAAGTTTGCTTCAGGAGCACATAGTCGGATCTACAGAGGAATTTACAAGCAGAGGGCAGTTGCAGTGAAAATGGTGAGGATTCCAACCCACAAGGAGGAGACCAGAATTTTGCTGGAACAGCAATTCAAGTCTGAAGTTGCCTTGCTTTCACGACTCTATCATCCCAACATAGTGCAG TTCATTGCAGCCTGCAAAAAGCCTCCAGTGTACTGCATCATAACAGAATACATGTCACAAGGAAATCTAAGGATGTATCTCAACAAGAAAGAACCATACTCGCTTTCAATTGAAACAATTTTGAGGTTAGCCCTTGACATATCTCGAGGAATGGAGTACCTTCATTCACAGGGGGTGATCCACAGAGAccttaaatcaaataacttgcTTCTAAATGATGAGATGCGTGTTAAGGTTGCAGATTTTGGCACATCATGCCTAGAAACACAATGCAAAGAATCGAAAGGAAACAAGGGAACTTACCGTTGGATGGCCCCCGAGATGATCAAGGAGAAACCTTACACACGTAAGGTCGATGTGTATAGTTTCGGGATTGTGCTGTGGGAGCTCACTACAGCTTTGCTTCCATTTGAAGGAATGACTCCTGTGCAGGCTGCATTTGCTGTGGCTGACAAG AATGAACGGCCGCCACTACCTGCTAGTTGTCAGCCTGCACTCGCGCACCTCATAAAACGCTGTTGGGCAGCAAACCCCTCGAAGCGACCAGATTTTAGCTACATTGTGTCTACTCTGGAGAAGTACGATGAGTGTGTGAAGGAAGGCCTCCCACTTCCTGCTCATTCGGTGCTGGTTAGCCGTAATGTCATTCTTGAGCGCTTGAAAGGCTGCGTTTCCATGAGCTCTTCCATACCTGTACATGCATGA
- the LOC127808987 gene encoding uncharacterized protein LOC127808987 codes for MKKLCRKAVVHPSPPVISDHLAFLPAAILTLAAALSPEDKEVLAYLISCPSGSRRNTHKTGAGGGPGKTGDHAPSFNCYCFRCYTSYWVRWDSSPNRHRIHEIIDAFEDGLAQGKKDKNKRDRRKRAPKSSDRELNQPELIAKQVEVAEPESVEETSAGDGGEGRDCGGDEGEEGFEKGTVRKFVAFLGERIWRVWN; via the coding sequence ATGAAGAAGCTCTGCCGCAAGGCCGTCGTTCATCCATCTCCACCGGTCATCTCGGACCACCTGGCTTTCCTGCCAGCCGCCATCTTGACTCTAGCGGCGGCGCTCTCGCCGGAAGACAAGGAAGTCCTGGCCTACCTCATCTCTTGTCCTTCCGGCAGCCGGAGAAACACCCACAAGACTGGTGCTGGCGGCGGCCCCGGAAAAACTGGAGACCATGCGCCGTCCTTCAACTGCTACTGCTTCAGGTGTTACACGAGTTACTGGGTGAGGTGGGACTCGTCGCCGAATCGCCATCGAATTCACGAAATCATTGACGCTTTCGAAGATGGGTTGGCTCAAGGGAAGAAAGACAAGAACAAGAGGGATAGGAGGAAGAGAGCGCCGAAGAGCTCGGATCGTGAGCTGAATCAGCCCGAGCTGATTGCTAAACAGGTCGAGGTCGCCGAGCCGGAATCGGTGGAGGAGACCAGCGCCGGCGATGGCGGAGAGGGGCGAGACTGTGGCGGCGATGAGGGAGAAGAAGGGTTTGAAAAGGGCACAGTGAGGAAGTTTGTGGCTTTTCTTGGGGAGAGGATTTGGCGGGTTTGGAATTGA